The Cyprinus carpio isolate SPL01 chromosome B17, ASM1834038v1, whole genome shotgun sequence genome has a window encoding:
- the LOC109070072 gene encoding solute carrier family 2, facilitated glucose transporter member 1, translated as MALKENQLTVPLLTSIVAAVLGSLQIGYHTGNINAPARVIEEFFNVTWRSRHNQSIPDHSLTFLWSLSVSIKDFGALLGSLGVKGLADTFGRRNAILIVNALSVVGASLMFMSKVTASFEVLIVGRLIFGLFCGLVMSLNPLYIQGVSPTNLRGAFATLNQVSFASGILLGMVVGLETVLGTEKYWSLMLSLSLIPATLQYMSLPFCPESPRYLFINRGKEKEAEAALRRLRGNPEMVTKEMEEMREEAAHSETGVTVREFLRKRRYRQPIILVLIINLGSQLSGFNAIINYSTKMFAQSNFDEAKYLTLGVGAVNVAFTIVAFFLVERAGRRKLLLAGFLSLALCNLLMTITYSIMAIVPDIRNMQVLVIFFLISAYEVGPGPISWFIAAELFDQSARPIAMAFTSMLNWGGKFLLALLFPPLLNMCGAYVYLLFMCMALIAFTYTMFRLPETKGRTFDDIAAEFRGAEGIPLHNKTTFNTFA; from the exons ATGGCTTTAAAGGAG AATCAGCTGACCGTCCCATTGCTGACCTCCATCGTGGCGGCGGTGCTCGGCTCGCTCCAGATAGGATACCACACAGGCAACATCAATGCCCCTGCCCGA GTCATTGAGGAGTTTTTCAATGTGACATGGAGATCCAGACACAATCAGTCAATACCAGACCACAGTCTCACGTTCCTGTGGTCCCTCTCTGTTAGTATTAAGGACTTTGGAGCACTGCTTGGATCACTGGGGGTCAAAGGTCTTGCTGACACCTTTGGGAG GCGTAATGCTATTCTGATAGTGAATGCCTTATCCGTGGTGGGTGCCTCTCTGATGTTCATGAGCAAAGTCACGGCATCATTTGAAGTGCTTATTGTGGGTCGGCTGATCTTTGGGTTGTTCTGCGGTCTGGTGATGAGCCTCAACCCTCTGTACATCCAAGGTGTGTCGCCTACAAATCTCCGCGGTGCCTTTGCAACTCTGAACCAGGTCTCTTTCGCCTCAGGCATTCTGCTGGGCATG GTGGTGGGCTTGGAAACAGTATTGGGCACAGAGAAATACTGGTCACTGATGTTGTCTCTGTCCCTTATTCCTGCAACGCTGCAGTATATGAGCCTTCCTTTTTGCCCTGAAAGCCCACGTTACCTCTTCATCAACAGGGGCAAAGAAAAAGAAGCAGAGGCGG CCCTGAGAAGACTTCGGGGAAATCCAGAGATGGTGACAAAAGAAatggaggagatgagagaggaaGCAGCCCACAGTGAAACAGGAGTGACTGTGAGAGAATTCCTCAGGAAGCGACGCTACAGGCAGCCGATAATACTTGTGCTTATCATAAACTTGGGCAGCCAGTTATCTGGATTCAATGCG atcATAAATTACTCTACAAAAATGTTTGCCCAGTCCAATTTTGATGAAGCCAAATATCTGACACTAGGGGTGGGGGCCGTTAATGTGGCATTCACCATAGTAGCA TTCTTTTTGGTGGAGAGAGCAGGACGCAGGAAACTGTTGCTTGCTGGATTTCTATCACTAGCGCTCTGCAACCTACTTATGACCATCACATATTCCATAATG gCCATAGTTCCAGACATCCGCAATATGCAGGTGCTGGTGATTTTCTTCCTGATCTCAGCTTATGAAGTGGGGCCTGGGCCAATCTCTTGGTTCATTGCCGCTGAGCTTTTTGACCAGTCTGCCCGTCCCATTGCTATGGCCTTCACTAGCATGCTTAACTGGGGAGGGAAGTTTTTACTAGCACTGCTCTTTCCACCTCTTCTG AACATGTGTGGGGCCTACGTCTACCTCCTCTTTATGTGTATGGCCTTGATTGCCTTCACCTATACCATGTTTCGTCTTCCTGAGACCAAGGGACGCACTTTTGATGACATTGCGGCTGAGTTCCGTGGGGCTGAGGGCATTCCACTACATAACAAGACCACATTTAACACATTTGCCTGA